In Aedes albopictus strain Foshan chromosome 3, AalbF5, whole genome shotgun sequence, the following are encoded in one genomic region:
- the LOC109432691 gene encoding merlin isoform X2, protein MMAPFRRKKSSKEFPVKVCTYDSELEFHLEHRATGGFLFDLICRTIGLRETWYFGLRYMDKKGYSCWLKMDKKVLDQHINLTPEGCVFMFMAKFYPENVAEELVQEVTQHMFFLQIKEAILSMEVYCPPEASVLLASYAVQAKYGDYDEAICKPGMLISENLLPQRVIDQYQMTPQMWEERINTWYADHRGMSRDEVEMEYLKIAQDLDMFGVNYFPITNKKNTEVYVGVTALGLNIYSKENKLTPMTTFPWNEIRNISFDGKKFFVKTNEEKGNVATTFYSEKARNNKELLDLCVGNHELYMKRRKPDTMEIQQMKAQAKEEKHRRHIERNKLAREKQLREEAEQERANMEKRLMQLQEEMAAANEALRRSEEAAELLAEKNRLAEEEALLLSHKALEVEQEVTRMRMTARKTEEEKIYLERKTKEAELLTAQMIEESRKRVMETEKLKNELIHARVAEKEAKEKLLNFLSRTSTESIFITPSSSPETPALESNTYDLMIDGDMDQLSLEIEKERVEYLTKSKQVQNQLKELRSEIEQLKIGEKQSPLDKISAQQTRLGENKYSTLKKLKSGSTKARVAFFEEL, encoded by the exons ATGATGGCTCCCTTCCGGCGCAAAAAGTCCAGCAAGGAGTTCCCGGTCAAGGTGTGCACCTACGACTCGGAGCTGGAGTTTCACTTGGAGCACAGGGCCACCGGAGGGTTCCTGTTTGATTTGATCTGCCGGACTATCGGCTTGCGGGAGACGTGGTACTTTGGGCTGCGCTACATGGATAAGAAGGGCTACAGCTGTTGGCTCAAGATGGACAAGAAGGTGCTGGACCAGCACATCAATCTGACCCCGGAGGGATGTGTGTTTATGTTTATGGCCAAGTTCTATCCGGAAAACGTCGCCGAAGAGTTGGTCCAGGAGGTGACCCAGCATATGTTCTTCCTGCAGATTAAGGAAGCGATCCTCTCGATGGAGGTCTATTGCCCACCGGAGGCGTCCGTTCTGCTGGCTTCCTATGCAGTGCAAGCCAAG TACGGCGATTACGACGAGGCCATCTGTAAACCGGGTATGTTGATCAGTGAAAACCTACTACCGCAGCGAGTGATCGACCAGTACCAGATGACGCCGCAGATGTGGGAAGAACGCATCAACACCTGGTATGCGGACCATCGCGGCATGTCCCGTGACGAGGTAGAAATGGAGTATCTGAAAATCGCACAGGATCTGGACATGTTCGGGGTGAACTATTTTCCCATTACG AACAAGAAAAACACAGAAGTATACGTGGGCGTGACGGCGCTCGGTCTCAACATCTACAGCAAGGAGAACAAACTGACCCCGATGACGACGTTCCCGTGGAACGAAATCCGGAACATCAGTTTCGACGGGAAGAAATTCTTTGTCAAAACGAACGAAGAAAAGGGCAACGTGGCCACCACGTTCTACTCGGAGAAGGCCCGCAACAACAAAGAGCTGCTGGATCTGTGCGTCGGAAACCACGAGCTGTACATGAAACGACGCAAACCGGACACGATGGAGATCCAGCAGATGAAGGCCCAAGCCAAGGAAGAAAAACACCGGCGCCACATCGAGAGGAACAAGCTAGCGCGGGAGAAACAACTGCGGGAGGAAGCCGAACAGGAGAGGGCCAACATGGAGAAAAGACTGATGCAGCTGCAGGAGGAGATGGCTGCTGCCAACGAGGCGTTG CGCCGCAGCGAAGAAGCCGCGGAACTGCTCGCCGAGAAGAACCGACTGGCGGAGGAGGAAGCCCTGCTCCTCTCGCACAAAGCCCTCGAGGTGGAGCAGGAGGTCACGCGGATGCGGATGACGGCCCGGAAAACCGAGGAGGAGAAAATCTACCTGGAGCGGAAAACCAAGGAAGCCGAACTGCTCACCGCCCAGATGATCGAGGAATCCCGCAAGCGGGTAATGGAGacggaaaaactcaaaaacgaacTCATCCACGCCCGGGTCGCCGAGAAGGAGGCCAAGGAAAAACTCCTGAACTTCCTGAGCCGAACGTCGACCGAGTCGATTTTCATAACTCCGTCCTCCTCGCCGGAAACGCCCGCCCTCGAGAGCAATACCTATGACCTAATGATCGACGGCGACATGGACCAGCTGTCACTGGAGATCGAGAAGGAGAG GGTGGAGTATCTGACCAAGTCGAAACAGGTGCAGAACCAGCTCAAGGAGCTCCGGTCGGAGATCGAACAGCTGAAAATCGGTGAAAAGCAGTCGCCACTGGACAAAATTAGCGCCCAGCAGACACGCCTAGGTGAGAACAAGTATTCCACCCTGAAGAAGCTCAAATCGGGCTCGACGAAAGCACGAGTAGCATTTTTTGAGGAATTGTAA
- the LOC109432691 gene encoding merlin isoform X1, which translates to MMAPFRRKKSSKEFPVKVCTYDSELEFHLEHRATGGFLFDLICRTIGLRETWYFGLRYMDKKGYSCWLKMDKKVLDQHINLTPEGCVFMFMAKFYPENVAEELVQEVTQHMFFLQIKEAILSMEVYCPPEASVLLASYAVQAKYGDYDEAICKPGMLISENLLPQRVIDQYQMTPQMWEERINTWYADHRGMSRDEVEMEYLKIAQDLDMFGVNYFPITNKKNTEVYVGVTALGLNIYSKENKLTPMTTFPWNEIRNISFDGKKFFVKTNEEKGNVATTFYSEKARNNKELLDLCVGNHELYMKRRKPDTMEIQQMKAQAKEEKHRRHIERNKLAREKQLREEAEQERANMEKRLMQLQEEMAAANEALRRSEEAAELLAEKNRLAEEEALLLSHKALEVEQEVTRMRMTARKTEEEKIYLERKTKEAELLTAQMIEESRKRVMETEKLKNELIHARVAEKEAKEKLLNFLSRTSTESIFITPSSSPETPALESNTYDLMIDGDMDQLSLEIEKERVEYLTKSKQVQNQLKELRSEIEQLKIGEKQSPLDKISAQQTRLGENKYSTLKKLKSGSTKARVAFFEELEPEESIA; encoded by the exons ATGATGGCTCCCTTCCGGCGCAAAAAGTCCAGCAAGGAGTTCCCGGTCAAGGTGTGCACCTACGACTCGGAGCTGGAGTTTCACTTGGAGCACAGGGCCACCGGAGGGTTCCTGTTTGATTTGATCTGCCGGACTATCGGCTTGCGGGAGACGTGGTACTTTGGGCTGCGCTACATGGATAAGAAGGGCTACAGCTGTTGGCTCAAGATGGACAAGAAGGTGCTGGACCAGCACATCAATCTGACCCCGGAGGGATGTGTGTTTATGTTTATGGCCAAGTTCTATCCGGAAAACGTCGCCGAAGAGTTGGTCCAGGAGGTGACCCAGCATATGTTCTTCCTGCAGATTAAGGAAGCGATCCTCTCGATGGAGGTCTATTGCCCACCGGAGGCGTCCGTTCTGCTGGCTTCCTATGCAGTGCAAGCCAAG TACGGCGATTACGACGAGGCCATCTGTAAACCGGGTATGTTGATCAGTGAAAACCTACTACCGCAGCGAGTGATCGACCAGTACCAGATGACGCCGCAGATGTGGGAAGAACGCATCAACACCTGGTATGCGGACCATCGCGGCATGTCCCGTGACGAGGTAGAAATGGAGTATCTGAAAATCGCACAGGATCTGGACATGTTCGGGGTGAACTATTTTCCCATTACG AACAAGAAAAACACAGAAGTATACGTGGGCGTGACGGCGCTCGGTCTCAACATCTACAGCAAGGAGAACAAACTGACCCCGATGACGACGTTCCCGTGGAACGAAATCCGGAACATCAGTTTCGACGGGAAGAAATTCTTTGTCAAAACGAACGAAGAAAAGGGCAACGTGGCCACCACGTTCTACTCGGAGAAGGCCCGCAACAACAAAGAGCTGCTGGATCTGTGCGTCGGAAACCACGAGCTGTACATGAAACGACGCAAACCGGACACGATGGAGATCCAGCAGATGAAGGCCCAAGCCAAGGAAGAAAAACACCGGCGCCACATCGAGAGGAACAAGCTAGCGCGGGAGAAACAACTGCGGGAGGAAGCCGAACAGGAGAGGGCCAACATGGAGAAAAGACTGATGCAGCTGCAGGAGGAGATGGCTGCTGCCAACGAGGCGTTG CGCCGCAGCGAAGAAGCCGCGGAACTGCTCGCCGAGAAGAACCGACTGGCGGAGGAGGAAGCCCTGCTCCTCTCGCACAAAGCCCTCGAGGTGGAGCAGGAGGTCACGCGGATGCGGATGACGGCCCGGAAAACCGAGGAGGAGAAAATCTACCTGGAGCGGAAAACCAAGGAAGCCGAACTGCTCACCGCCCAGATGATCGAGGAATCCCGCAAGCGGGTAATGGAGacggaaaaactcaaaaacgaacTCATCCACGCCCGGGTCGCCGAGAAGGAGGCCAAGGAAAAACTCCTGAACTTCCTGAGCCGAACGTCGACCGAGTCGATTTTCATAACTCCGTCCTCCTCGCCGGAAACGCCCGCCCTCGAGAGCAATACCTATGACCTAATGATCGACGGCGACATGGACCAGCTGTCACTGGAGATCGAGAAGGAGAG GGTGGAGTATCTGACCAAGTCGAAACAGGTGCAGAACCAGCTCAAGGAGCTCCGGTCGGAGATCGAACAGCTGAAAATCGGTGAAAAGCAGTCGCCACTGGACAAAATTAGCGCCCAGCAGACACGCCTAGGTGAGAACAAGTATTCCACCCTGAAGAAGCTCAAATCGGGCTCGACGAAAGCACGAGTAGCATTTTTTGAGGAATT
- the LOC109432691 gene encoding merlin isoform X3, giving the protein MMAPFRRKKSSKEFPVKVCTYDSELEFHLEHRATGGFLFDLICRTIGLRETWYFGLRYMDKKGYSCWLKMDKKVLDQHINLTPEGCVFMFMAKFYPENVAEELVQEVTQHMFFLQIKEAILSMEVYCPPEASVLLASYAVQAKYGDYDEAICKPGMLISENLLPQRVIDQYQMTPQMWEERINTWYADHRGMSRDEVEMEYLKIAQDLDMFGVNYFPITNKKNTEVYVGVTALGLNIYSKENKLTPMTTFPWNEIRNISFDGKKFFVKTNEEKGNVATTFYSEKARNNKELLDLCVGNHELYMKRRKPDTMEIQQMKAQAKEEKHRRHIERNKLAREKQLREEAEQERANMEKRLMQLQEEMAAANEALRRSEEAAELLAEKNRLAEEEALLLSHKALEVEQEVTRMRMTARKTEEEKIYLERKTKEAELLTAQMIEESRKRVMETEKLKNELIHARVAEKEAKEKLLNFLSRTSTESIFITPSSSPETPALESNTYDLMIDGDMDQLSLEIEKERVEYLTKSKQVQNQLKELRSEIEQLKIGEKQSPLDKISAQQTRLENRKNR; this is encoded by the exons ATGATGGCTCCCTTCCGGCGCAAAAAGTCCAGCAAGGAGTTCCCGGTCAAGGTGTGCACCTACGACTCGGAGCTGGAGTTTCACTTGGAGCACAGGGCCACCGGAGGGTTCCTGTTTGATTTGATCTGCCGGACTATCGGCTTGCGGGAGACGTGGTACTTTGGGCTGCGCTACATGGATAAGAAGGGCTACAGCTGTTGGCTCAAGATGGACAAGAAGGTGCTGGACCAGCACATCAATCTGACCCCGGAGGGATGTGTGTTTATGTTTATGGCCAAGTTCTATCCGGAAAACGTCGCCGAAGAGTTGGTCCAGGAGGTGACCCAGCATATGTTCTTCCTGCAGATTAAGGAAGCGATCCTCTCGATGGAGGTCTATTGCCCACCGGAGGCGTCCGTTCTGCTGGCTTCCTATGCAGTGCAAGCCAAG TACGGCGATTACGACGAGGCCATCTGTAAACCGGGTATGTTGATCAGTGAAAACCTACTACCGCAGCGAGTGATCGACCAGTACCAGATGACGCCGCAGATGTGGGAAGAACGCATCAACACCTGGTATGCGGACCATCGCGGCATGTCCCGTGACGAGGTAGAAATGGAGTATCTGAAAATCGCACAGGATCTGGACATGTTCGGGGTGAACTATTTTCCCATTACG AACAAGAAAAACACAGAAGTATACGTGGGCGTGACGGCGCTCGGTCTCAACATCTACAGCAAGGAGAACAAACTGACCCCGATGACGACGTTCCCGTGGAACGAAATCCGGAACATCAGTTTCGACGGGAAGAAATTCTTTGTCAAAACGAACGAAGAAAAGGGCAACGTGGCCACCACGTTCTACTCGGAGAAGGCCCGCAACAACAAAGAGCTGCTGGATCTGTGCGTCGGAAACCACGAGCTGTACATGAAACGACGCAAACCGGACACGATGGAGATCCAGCAGATGAAGGCCCAAGCCAAGGAAGAAAAACACCGGCGCCACATCGAGAGGAACAAGCTAGCGCGGGAGAAACAACTGCGGGAGGAAGCCGAACAGGAGAGGGCCAACATGGAGAAAAGACTGATGCAGCTGCAGGAGGAGATGGCTGCTGCCAACGAGGCGTTG CGCCGCAGCGAAGAAGCCGCGGAACTGCTCGCCGAGAAGAACCGACTGGCGGAGGAGGAAGCCCTGCTCCTCTCGCACAAAGCCCTCGAGGTGGAGCAGGAGGTCACGCGGATGCGGATGACGGCCCGGAAAACCGAGGAGGAGAAAATCTACCTGGAGCGGAAAACCAAGGAAGCCGAACTGCTCACCGCCCAGATGATCGAGGAATCCCGCAAGCGGGTAATGGAGacggaaaaactcaaaaacgaacTCATCCACGCCCGGGTCGCCGAGAAGGAGGCCAAGGAAAAACTCCTGAACTTCCTGAGCCGAACGTCGACCGAGTCGATTTTCATAACTCCGTCCTCCTCGCCGGAAACGCCCGCCCTCGAGAGCAATACCTATGACCTAATGATCGACGGCGACATGGACCAGCTGTCACTGGAGATCGAGAAGGAGAG GGTGGAGTATCTGACCAAGTCGAAACAGGTGCAGAACCAGCTCAAGGAGCTCCGGTCGGAGATCGAACAGCTGAAAATCGGTGAAAAGCAGTCGCCACTGGACAAAATTAGCGCCCAGCAGACACGCCTAG